The Salmo salar chromosome ssa02, Ssal_v3.1, whole genome shotgun sequence genome segment GGAGGGAGTGGTATTTTTAGCTGGCTTGCGGTGACGCATAGCTAGATCATCGCTAGCCAACGTTACTACCCAGCAGTAGAGAAGACTTTGTCGGCCCATCAAATTAATAGGTGACAATGTGCTGGCTTGTATTTGGGATTATTCGCTATTGGGAACTATGTAGATATTGATGTCGATTTAATCTAAGTACAAAGAAGGCTGACTCTGAACTGTACTGTAATCAATATGGCAAATCTGTAGCAGTCAGGCCTATCCAGGGATAGGCCGTGGTCACTGGTTATAGACTGGCGGTTTGAGCGGTATTTCAACGAGTACCGGGTGGTTCCGTGTATTTCAGCCGTGCCTGGGTCTCTTTCGACCGACCAGAGCAGCTGCACTCATTGCCCCTTCGCTACAAATAGCTAGATTAAAGCGTCAATCAGCAAAGCGAAATCCCGGCTCCTGTTTCGGTAAGAAAAAAACTGGGGgatagggctggagaaatgtatctacactcaaattcatagacagagctatggatgcaaggactgaccgtccatgatatcgaaataatagttttaaccatgtcttgaggctgtatagtgtttgtttacatttactttgtttacaaacattgaagGTAAACAAGCttttattttgggttctgatggagtgtgacagttgaactaagatcGAGGcttttctaagttatattcttcaagaatcaatgggtccaTATCATTAAtttagcaactgctgattgcccctttaattattgtgtaattattgtatttttttatgttttattaggatccccattagctgttacaATAGCAGTAGCTCCTTTCCCTGGGGTCCTAATCTAGGCGGTGgaaagggcagagagagggatagcCTATGCCATTTGAGAGAATCTAGTTCAGTAGGACAAGATTGGGTTTTCAGGAGTGAGCAAATGTCAGAGCCGCTTCACAGGACTATATATAGTCTGTCAGAAAGCTAGTGGTGGTTGCAAGGCTCTTTCATGGAGCAACACAGCCTGGAAGACCACTAGCCGTGGCTGACCCCTGTAGAGGGGCAAGGCTCTTTCATGGAGCAACAAAGCCTGGAAGACGACTAGTGGTGGTTGACCCCTGTAGCGCACTGGGTCTCAAACCTGTCCTTGGGACCTCGAGCCATTCCATGTTTTTTAAACTAGCACACTGATCCAACTTTCACATCTAAGCCTTTGTTGTAATCAGTGAGCTAGTTTAGAGCTAAATTGTGAAACGTCTGGGGAGAGGTTTGAAAACCACTGCTGTAGAGGGGCAAGGCTCTTTCATGGAGCAACACAGCCTGGCAACCTAGTGCCAGTCTGTCACACTAGCCCGCTAGAGTACTGGAATGCAGTGTTCCATTGTTGGAGTGCAACCTGCCTCAAAGCATAATAAAGCCTCTGCCAAGAGGCTCAGACCTTTATTGCCCAGGAGGTTTCCTTGTAGCAAGGTCACTGGTTCCAGCTCCCTTATTCACCACACAATCAAAATAAATACAGTTGGAAGATAAAAGTGCTTGTCTTGATCTGTTATGTTATTTGCATGTCACTTTTGTTTGTGTTGATCTGTAATGGTACCTTTGTTGAGAGCTCTGTTACTACGTGTCAGTCATTTTCTGTACACTGACTGAATGAGAGGTGTGTACACAATCAAAATGCCATAGTCAGCCGTGGTTGTGTTGACTGAATGATACAGATGATACAAGCTGCAATTTTGCCCATCGCTCACAGTTCCTGGTGTCTCCCGTAGGTGTAGGAGTATTGGCGGTgctctgagagtgtgtgtgtgtgtggcggtgctctgagagtctgtgtgtgtatgtggcggTGCTCTGAGAGTGTGTGCGCCCAGAGCGAGCCACCATGCCCGTGACATCACAGCTGTTCCGAGGCTTCCCTCGGGCGAAGCTCTGGGGTTCCTCCCTGTTCCCATGCCAACGCCAGCTCCCCCTGCTGCCCCACCTCCCACCGGCCCACCTCGTCGCCGCCCCACCCCATATGGCCGACAGCCATGCCTGTGCGTGGCTATAGGAGGAGCCCTGACCTCCACAGCTACAATCTCACCCCCCCACAGGTCAACTCAATCCTCAAGGCCAACGAGTACAGCTTCAAGGTAGGGGCGGACGATACACACATTTACACCCAGCGAGTACAGCTTCAGGGAGGGGCGGACgatacacacatttacacacaacgAGTACAGCTTCAAGGTAGGGGCGGACGATACACACATTTACACCCAGCGAGTACAGCTTCTAGGTAGGGGCGGACgatacacacatttacacacaacgAGTACAGCTTCAAGGTAGGGGCGGACgatacacacatttacacacaacgAGTACAGCTTCAAGGTAGGGGCGGACgatacacacatttacacacaacgAGTACAGCTTCAAGGTAGGGACGGACGATACACACATTTACACCCAACGAGTACAGCTTCAAGGTAGGGGCGGACgatacacacatttacacacaacgAGTACAGCTTCAAGGTAGGGGCGGACgatacacacatttacacacaacgAGTACAGCTTCAAGGTAGGGGCGGACgatacacacatttacacacaacgAGTACAGCTTCAAGGTAGGGGCGGACgatacacacatttacacacaacgAGTACAGCTTCAAGGTAGGGGCGGACGATACACACATTTACACCCAACGAGTACAGCTTCAAGGTAGGGGCGGATGATACACACAACGAGTACAGCTTCACGATTGCGCTGAGACCATAAGAATATGAGTGTGTGCTTTGGTTCTAGGTTCCAGAGTTTGATGGTAAGAACGTGTCGTCGGTGATGGGGTTCGACAGTAACCAGCTGCCTGCCAACGCACCCATCGAGGACCGGCGCAGCGCTGCCACCTGTCTGCAGACGCGGGGGATGCTGCTGGGAGTGTTCGACGGCCATGCGGGCTGCGCCTGTGCTCAGGTAAAGTTTCTGCTGTCATTGTGTATAATCGGCGAGTTAGTTTTAATGTGCAGTTAAAACATCTACCTGTCTGTTTCTCAGGCgctgagtgagaggttgttctACTACGTAGCCATGTCCTTGATGCCCCATGAGACCCTGTGTGAGCTGGAGTCGGCAGTAGAGGCAGGCAGACCCCTCAGCCCCATCCTGCAGTGGCACAAACACCCCAATGACTACTTCACCAGGGAGGCTCAGACTATGTACTTCAACAGCCTCAGAACCTACTGGCAGGAACTCATAGACctcagcaggtacacacacacacacacacacacacacacacacacacacacacacacacacacacagcaagtcaTAGACctcagcaggtacacacacacacagcaagtcaTAGACctcagcaggtacacacacacagcaagtcaTAGACctcagcaggtacacacacacagcaagtcaTAGACctcagcaggtacacacacacagcaagtcaTAGACctcagcaggtacacacacacagcaagtcaTAGACCtcagcacgtacacacacacagcagtcatAGACctcaacaggtacacacacacagcaagtcaTAGACctcagcaggtacacacacacagcaagtcaTAGACctcagcaggtacacacacacagcagtcatAGACCTCAACAGGTACACACGCAGAAAGTCATAGACCTCAACAGGCATAGGGTATATGCAGTGTTGGAGTTGATTGTATGTGATTGTGTTCCCAGTCCAGGGGAGAGCCTAGGGCCCAGAGAGGCATTGCTGAGTGCCTTTAAGAGACTGGACAGTGACCTGTCTCTGGAGGCTCAGGTGGGAGACCCTGTTCTATGCCCTTGACTTCTATCCTCTGTCCATcgatgtctctgtgttaccatagtATCCAGCCCTGGGTATAAATGTGTAGTGCTGATCCCTATGTTgtgttgtccaggtgggagacgCCAATTCCTTCCTCCACTACTGGGTTCTGAGAGTGGCCTTCTCTGGAGCGACTGCCTGCGTAGCTCACATCGATGGATCCGACCTGTACGTACTGTAGTCCACAGCCACGGATCTCTCTCTGTTGGCTCCCATATGTACTGCCTGGTCTCCATCTGTCTGCTCTGACTGAGTGTCTGAAACCTCTGACTGTGGTTGTGTAGGTATGTAGCGAACACGGGCGACGGCCGGGCGGTGCTGGGGGTCCAGGAGGAGGACGGCTCGTTCAGCGCTCACACGCTCTCCAACGACCACAACGCCCAGAATGAGAACGAGGTGGCCCGCATCCAGGGGGAGCACCCCCCCTCTGAGAAGAAGACTGTCGTACGACAGGTCAGTACCGTTACACATCCAGAGAGAACGGTGGCACAGCAGGTCAGTACCGTTACACATCCAGAGAGAACGATGGCACAGCAGGTCAGTACCGTTACACATCCAGAGAGAACGGTGGCACAGCAGGTCAGTACTGTTATACATCCAGAGAGAACGGTGGCACAGCAGGTCAGTACCGTTACACATCCAGAGAGAACGATGGCACAGCAGGTCAGTACCGTTACACAGCCAGAGAGAACGGTGGCACAGCAGGTCAGTACCGTTACACAGCCAGAGAGAACGATGGCACAGCAGGTCAGTACCGTTACACATCCAGAGAGAACGGTGGCACAGCAGGTCAGTACCGTTACACATCCAGAGAGAACGGTGGCACAGCAGGTCAGTACCGTTACACATCCAGAGAGAACGGTGGCACAGCAGGTCAGTACCGTTACACATCCAGAGAGAACGGTGGCACAGCAGGTCAGTACCGTTACACATCCAGAGAGAACGGTGGCACAGCAGGTCAGTACCGTTACACATCCAGAGAGAACGTTGGCAGAGCAGGTCAGTTAAACATAAAGTAAAAACAAACATATAtcccctatctctttctctccctctgtcaggaCCGGTTGTTGGGCCTGCTGATGCCGTTCCGTGCGTTTGGAGATGTGAAGTTCAAGTGGAGCATTGACTTGCAGCGAGGTGTGTTGGAGTCAGGACCAGACCAGCTCCATGACAACGAACACACCAAGTTCATCCCCCCCAATTACCACACCCCTCCCTACCTCACGGCCGAGCCTGAGATCACACACCACCGCCTCCGACCTCAGGACCGCTTCCTGGTGAGAGACAAAGGATTGGTCAATTGGCTGATTGACCAATTCATGATTTCATtcgtttattgattgattgatgaggcTTTGTTGTCTTTTCTTGAACAGAAACTTGCATTGTGCTCCATTAAAACATACCTATATCTGAAGTTATGTAGTTAGAAGTTTCCTTTTGTTCACTACAGGTCTTTGTCCATCCTTCCGCAGGTGCTGGGTACAGACGGGCTGTGGGAGACGCTCCACCGACAGGAGGTGGTCCGGATCGTAGGGGAGTATCTAACGGGGGTCCACCAGCGCCAGCCCCTCACCGTGGGGGGTTACCATGTCACCCTGGGACAGATGCAGGGGCTGCTGGCTGAGAGGAAGGCCCGTGCCTCCTTGGCGTTCCAGGACCAGAACGCTGCCACCCACCTGATTCGCCACGCGGTGGGCAACAATGAGTTTGGAGCAGTGGACCACGAGACGCTGTCCAAGATGCTGTCTCTGCCTGAGGAACTGGCCCGCATGTACCGCGAcgacatcaccatcatcatcacacagTTCAACCCCCACGTGGTTGGACACCAGCGCCAAGGGGGGGAGTCCTGAGCCAGCTCAGCCTCTCAGAGGGGAACGTGGACATGAACAGGAAGTTTACTTTCTAGAAGGAAAAACACTGATGTGAGGACTGGGTCTTGCTACAGACACATAGTTAAGCCCTAATCTTTATTTTACCAAACGCGCATAAAACATACTGTTTATGGACTAACCGTGCAGAGGGAGGACTGCCTACCTTCGGACTCATTATTTTAGGATGGTTATTAAAGAGGTGCGTGTACAGTATGTGCACATGTGAGCACACAGTCCTGGTCATGTGGATTGTTGAAATGCTTGCTGAAACTGACCACAAGTTGGCTCTTTTCTGAGTTTTGTGGCCTTGTGTGTGTATGAAGCTTCTAAAGGATGTTTGATCAACCTCCCTGCAGCATTCTGCTTCTCTGCTCTGTCACAGTCTCTGCCCTGTCACAGTCTCTGCCCTGTCACAGTCTCTGCCCTGTCACAGTCTCTGCCCTGTCACAGTCTCTGCCCTGTCACAGTCTCTGCCCATCTGTCACAGTCTCTGCCCTGTCACAGTCTCTGCCCTGTCACAGTCTCTGCCCTGTCACAGTCTCTGCCCTGTCACAGTCTCTGCCCTGTCACAGTCTCTGCCCTGTCACA includes the following:
- the pdp1 gene encoding pyruvate dehyrogenase phosphatase catalytic subunit 1 isoform X3, whose product is MPVRGYRRSPDLHSYNLTPPQVNSILKANEYSFKVPEFDGKNVSSVMGFDSNQLPANAPIEDRRSAATCLQTRGMLLGVFDGHAGCACAQALSERLFYYVAMSLMPHETLCELESAVEAGRPLSPILQWHKHPNDYFTREAQTMYFNSLRTYWQELIDLSSPGESLGPREALLSAFKRLDSDLSLEAQVGDANSFLHYWVLRVAFSGATACVAHIDGSDLYVANTGDGRAVLGVQEEDGSFSAHTLSNDHNAQNENEVARIQGEHPPSEKKTVVRQDRLLGLLMPFRAFGDVKFKWSIDLQRGVLESGPDQLHDNEHTKFIPPNYHTPPYLTAEPEITHHRLRPQDRFLVFVHPSAGAGYRRAVGDAPPTGGGPDRRGVSNGGPPAPAPHRGGLPCHPGTDAGAAG
- the pdp1 gene encoding pyruvate dehyrogenase phosphatase catalytic subunit 1 isoform X2 → MGFDSNQLPANAPIEDRRSAATCLQTRGMLLGVFDGHAGCACAQALSERLFYYVAMSLMPHETLCELESAVEAGRPLSPILQWHKHPNDYFTREAQTMYFNSLRTYWQELIDLSSPGESLGPREALLSAFKRLDSDLSLEAQVGDANSFLHYWVLRVAFSGATACVAHIDGSDLYVANTGDGRAVLGVQEEDGSFSAHTLSNDHNAQNENEVARIQGEHPPSEKKTVVRQDRLLGLLMPFRAFGDVKFKWSIDLQRGVLESGPDQLHDNEHTKFIPPNYHTPPYLTAEPEITHHRLRPQDRFLVLGTDGLWETLHRQEVVRIVGEYLTGVHQRQPLTVGGYHVTLGQMQGLLAERKARASLAFQDQNAATHLIRHAVGNNEFGAVDHETLSKMLSLPEELARMYRDDITIIITQFNPHVVGHQRQGGES
- the pdp1 gene encoding pyruvate dehyrogenase phosphatase catalytic subunit 1 isoform X1, whose protein sequence is MPVRGYRRSPDLHSYNLTPPQVNSILKANEYSFKVPEFDGKNVSSVMGFDSNQLPANAPIEDRRSAATCLQTRGMLLGVFDGHAGCACAQALSERLFYYVAMSLMPHETLCELESAVEAGRPLSPILQWHKHPNDYFTREAQTMYFNSLRTYWQELIDLSSPGESLGPREALLSAFKRLDSDLSLEAQVGDANSFLHYWVLRVAFSGATACVAHIDGSDLYVANTGDGRAVLGVQEEDGSFSAHTLSNDHNAQNENEVARIQGEHPPSEKKTVVRQDRLLGLLMPFRAFGDVKFKWSIDLQRGVLESGPDQLHDNEHTKFIPPNYHTPPYLTAEPEITHHRLRPQDRFLVLGTDGLWETLHRQEVVRIVGEYLTGVHQRQPLTVGGYHVTLGQMQGLLAERKARASLAFQDQNAATHLIRHAVGNNEFGAVDHETLSKMLSLPEELARMYRDDITIIITQFNPHVVGHQRQGGES